One window of Dyadobacter sandarakinus genomic DNA carries:
- a CDS encoding ABC transporter permease — MFFRQIRVALRNLLAARLFTTLNILGLTGGMVTAVFILLWVQNELSFDTYHARAARIGHVVTHLSVSKEETWHWSTTPMMLAEHLKGFPEIEAVTRKGSDLNDMTIWLDGKKVKGEHGAYVDANWFDVFDYKFISGSAAQFKSGVRQVAMTAARAEVLFGHTDVAGKTIRIDTLDYVIAGVYRNNPANSSFQFDFILPLKAYWSNPANFRNDNNWGQFSYETYLVTRSGANRVKLSRQLTSLMSNLRLDDHGKPSKDTSLEVEPLAAMHFNKDIQNAAQSKGDYRTVYTFFGLAVVILLVACINYVNLTTARASVRSREVGVKKLLGAGSSHLFGQFMIESVITCLLALGISTGLVFLLMPAFNALTGRAFALTFTDPSWCYVLAGTTMLGIALTGIYPSVLLASFRPFEVLRGSLMLGTTSSGFRKSLVVVQFSVTIVFLIATLVVYQQMRFIREKELGYDRAHVFTFRLPEGADNTAFKTELLRESSIADASNAGQNIVQIGSSSSGSYDWEGRPKDFNPTVSQISVESNFNVMFKLKMADGQWFRANNRADQDNVVLNETAVKKLNLRKPVVGQWFQFRGIKGVVMGVVRDFHYKSLREKIQPLVLFQDQRWKGAMYVKSVPGQEEKAVKAAEKLWAKMVPDQVFSYNFLDDTYDRLYKDEQRTATLFNTFATVAVIISCMGLFGLATFTAERRTREIGIRKVSGASAGSIVALLSAGFVKLVIIAIVLASPIGYYLMQKWLQGFEYRIALSWLIFAGAGIAAVVIAMLTISYQSIRVALMNPVKSLKAE; from the coding sequence ATGTTTTTCAGACAAATCAGAGTTGCATTGAGGAACCTGCTGGCCGCGCGCCTGTTTACAACCCTCAACATTTTAGGGCTGACCGGCGGAATGGTGACGGCTGTTTTTATTCTTTTGTGGGTTCAAAACGAGCTGAGCTTCGATACCTACCATGCCCGGGCTGCGCGCATCGGACATGTCGTCACGCATTTGTCAGTGAGTAAGGAAGAAACCTGGCATTGGTCAACCACGCCGATGATGCTGGCGGAACATCTGAAAGGCTTCCCGGAAATTGAGGCCGTCACACGGAAGGGTAGTGATCTGAACGATATGACGATCTGGCTGGACGGTAAAAAGGTGAAGGGCGAGCACGGCGCTTATGTCGATGCCAACTGGTTTGATGTTTTTGATTACAAGTTTATTTCCGGTTCTGCCGCCCAGTTCAAGTCAGGCGTGCGCCAGGTAGCCATGACGGCGGCGCGGGCCGAAGTATTGTTTGGGCATACGGATGTTGCGGGCAAAACCATCCGGATCGATACGCTTGATTATGTGATTGCCGGTGTTTATCGCAACAATCCAGCCAATTCCAGCTTTCAGTTTGACTTTATTCTGCCCTTAAAAGCATATTGGTCCAATCCCGCAAATTTCAGAAATGACAACAACTGGGGCCAGTTCAGCTATGAGACCTACCTCGTAACCAGGTCCGGCGCCAACCGTGTCAAATTGAGCAGGCAACTCACCAGCCTGATGTCCAACCTGCGCCTCGATGACCATGGAAAACCTTCAAAGGATACCAGCCTGGAAGTGGAGCCGCTCGCCGCCATGCATTTCAACAAGGACATTCAGAACGCCGCACAGAGTAAGGGCGATTACCGGACGGTGTATACTTTCTTCGGACTGGCAGTGGTAATCCTGCTGGTAGCCTGCATTAACTATGTCAACCTGACCACAGCCCGCGCCAGTGTACGTTCGCGGGAAGTAGGTGTCAAAAAGCTGCTCGGTGCGGGCTCTTCCCATTTGTTCGGACAGTTTATGATCGAATCGGTCATTACCTGTCTGCTCGCGCTGGGAATATCAACAGGGCTGGTGTTCCTGTTAATGCCTGCATTCAATGCACTTACAGGCCGGGCATTTGCCCTGACCTTCACAGATCCGTCGTGGTGCTATGTGCTGGCCGGAACTACCATGCTGGGCATTGCATTGACGGGCATCTATCCGTCAGTGCTCCTTGCTTCCTTCCGGCCATTTGAAGTCCTGCGTGGCAGTTTGATGCTGGGTACCACAAGCTCGGGTTTTCGCAAGAGCCTCGTCGTCGTACAGTTTTCGGTCACCATTGTTTTCCTGATTGCAACATTGGTGGTTTACCAACAGATGAGGTTTATCCGTGAAAAGGAACTCGGCTATGACCGGGCGCATGTTTTTACTTTCAGATTACCGGAAGGCGCAGACAATACTGCGTTTAAAACCGAACTCCTCAGAGAATCGAGCATAGCCGATGCAAGTAATGCAGGGCAGAATATCGTGCAGATCGGCAGCAGCTCCTCAGGCTCCTACGACTGGGAAGGCCGCCCGAAAGATTTTAACCCGACTGTCTCCCAGATTTCTGTCGAAAGTAATTTCAACGTGATGTTCAAGCTGAAAATGGCTGACGGCCAGTGGTTTCGCGCGAATAACAGGGCCGATCAGGATAATGTGGTCCTGAATGAAACCGCTGTCAAAAAGCTAAACCTGCGCAAACCGGTGGTAGGGCAATGGTTTCAGTTCAGGGGCATAAAAGGTGTGGTGATGGGTGTGGTGCGCGATTTTCACTATAAAAGTTTACGTGAGAAAATACAGCCTCTGGTTCTCTTTCAGGATCAGCGATGGAAAGGGGCCATGTATGTAAAGTCAGTACCCGGCCAGGAGGAAAAAGCGGTGAAAGCCGCGGAGAAACTATGGGCGAAAATGGTACCCGATCAGGTATTTTCCTACAACTTCCTCGACGATACCTACGACAGGCTTTACAAAGACGAACAACGTACTGCGACGCTCTTCAACACCTTCGCGACGGTAGCGGTGATCATTTCCTGCATGGGCCTTTTCGGCCTCGCAACCTTTACAGCAGAAAGGCGGACCAGGGAGATTGGGATCAGGAAAGTTTCAGGGGCGTCGGCAGGATCCATTGTGGCACTCCTCTCCGCCGGCTTTGTAAAGCTGGTAATCATAGCCATTGTGCTGGCATCGCCCATAGGCTACTATCTGATGCAAAAATGGCTGCAGGGTTTTGAATACCGCATTGCGCTGAGCTGGCTGATTTTTGCAGGAGCAGGAATTGCGGCAGTGGTCATCGCCATGCTGACGATCAGCTATCAGAGTATCAGGGTTGCATTGATGAATCCGGTGAAAAGTTTGAAGGCGGAGTAG